Proteins found in one Anaerolineales bacterium genomic segment:
- a CDS encoding N(G),N(G)-dimethylarginine dimethylaminohydrolase encodes MLVAITRGVSPSIVNCELTHLAREPIDVVLAVEQHAAYEAALSALGCDVQRLEVQPDLPDSVFVEDIAVVLDEVALILRSGAPSRRA; translated from the coding sequence ATGCTGGTAGCCATTACGCGTGGGGTCAGCCCGTCGATTGTCAACTGCGAACTCACGCATCTCGCGCGTGAGCCGATCGATGTCGTCCTGGCCGTCGAGCAGCACGCGGCCTATGAGGCCGCCCTGTCAGCGTTGGGGTGTGACGTGCAGCGGCTTGAGGTGCAGCCGGACCTGCCCGACTCGGTCTTTGTTGAGGATATTGCAGTCGTGCTCGATGAAGTCGCGCTGATCCTGAGATCCGGCGCCCCTTCACGCAGAGCGGA